Proteins from a genomic interval of Corynebacterium freiburgense:
- the betT gene encoding choline BCCT transporter BetT, whose product MPQRLNVPVFSITLLGIIGLTAWAFFGHDSAEAALHAVTTLIAEKLGWFYVLTATIAVVFVVVIACSSMGNLRLGPDDSRPQFSLFSWSAMLFAAGIGVDLMFFSVAEPVTQYYSPPQGPGETREAAENAVVFALFHYGISGWALYALLGMSFGFFAFRWNMPLTLRSALYPLFGKRVQGAFGYSVDIAATLGTIFGIAASLGIGVVQLNYGLKLLFGWEEGIIVQSALIIFSVFVAGISAVSGVDRGIKRLSELNILFALTLMLYVVLAGKTSFLLDAFVANLGDYIARFADWTLDTYAYSDTPEHTRQWFASWTLFFWAWWVAWAPFVGLFLARISRGRTLRQFVFGTLTIPFIFILMWMSFFGNAALDRVRNGDDTFGKMAMEAPQRGFYDLLLDYPGGFWLIGLTTMIGLLLYITSADSGALVMSNFTSRIDNRSDGPRWSRIVWSILIGLLTLVMLRIDGVSTAQSATIVMGLPFTLFMYPLMISLWRSLRSETSPQSPIDWRRRLARSFDWPNATKAQHYLNNIALPALNDVAKELSAQNFPAAVTTTDAFPTTLTLNFGEKSLSIVPIQGDIPALAGYSLDREDPYFELHLGDIDIYGFETDELISVILDRVEAERKGTP is encoded by the coding sequence ATGCCTCAGCGCCTGAACGTTCCGGTTTTCAGCATTACACTCCTAGGCATTATCGGATTGACTGCATGGGCATTCTTTGGCCACGACTCCGCTGAAGCCGCACTCCATGCCGTTACCACGCTTATCGCCGAAAAACTTGGCTGGTTTTACGTACTAACCGCAACTATTGCCGTAGTTTTTGTAGTTGTTATTGCTTGCTCAAGCATGGGCAATCTTCGCCTCGGTCCAGATGATTCCCGCCCACAATTCAGTTTGTTTTCTTGGTCGGCAATGCTCTTTGCTGCAGGTATTGGCGTGGATCTAATGTTTTTCTCTGTTGCCGAACCCGTAACTCAATACTATTCCCCACCCCAAGGCCCCGGAGAAACCCGAGAGGCCGCAGAAAACGCAGTAGTCTTCGCACTATTTCACTACGGAATCTCCGGCTGGGCACTCTACGCCCTCTTAGGTATGTCCTTCGGTTTTTTTGCGTTTCGCTGGAATATGCCGCTTACACTGCGCTCCGCACTTTACCCTCTCTTTGGCAAACGCGTACAAGGCGCATTTGGGTATTCAGTCGATATTGCCGCCACCCTTGGCACAATTTTTGGCATTGCCGCCTCCCTGGGCATTGGCGTAGTCCAACTCAACTATGGCCTCAAACTGCTATTCGGCTGGGAGGAAGGCATTATCGTCCAATCCGCCCTTATTATTTTTAGTGTTTTTGTGGCTGGTATCTCCGCAGTCTCAGGCGTAGATCGCGGCATTAAGCGACTCTCCGAACTCAATATTTTATTTGCGTTGACCCTCATGCTGTATGTGGTCCTTGCAGGCAAAACTTCCTTCCTCCTTGACGCGTTTGTAGCAAACCTTGGCGATTATATTGCGAGGTTTGCAGATTGGACTTTGGACACATACGCATACTCCGACACCCCCGAACACACCCGCCAATGGTTTGCTAGTTGGACGCTCTTCTTCTGGGCTTGGTGGGTTGCCTGGGCGCCTTTTGTCGGGCTCTTCCTCGCCAGAATTTCTCGCGGACGGACATTACGTCAATTCGTGTTTGGCACACTGACCATCCCATTTATCTTTATTTTGATGTGGATGAGCTTTTTTGGGAATGCCGCACTCGACCGCGTTCGAAATGGCGACGACACATTCGGAAAAATGGCTATGGAAGCCCCCCAGCGTGGCTTTTATGACCTACTGCTTGATTATCCTGGCGGCTTTTGGCTTATTGGTTTGACCACTATGATCGGACTTTTGCTGTATATCACTTCTGCGGATTCCGGCGCACTGGTCATGTCCAATTTCACATCTCGCATTGACAATCGTAGCGACGGTCCCCGCTGGTCACGCATCGTTTGGTCCATTTTAATTGGCTTGCTTACTCTGGTCATGCTCCGTATCGACGGTGTCTCCACAGCCCAATCCGCAACGATCGTCATGGGTTTGCCGTTTACGCTGTTCATGTACCCACTTATGATTAGCTTGTGGCGGTCACTTCGCAGCGAAACTTCACCCCAATCACCGATCGACTGGCGCCGCCGCCTCGCCCGCTCTTTCGACTGGCCGAATGCTACGAAAGCACAGCACTACCTAAACAATATTGCCCTGCCCGCGCTTAACGACGTCGCAAAGGAACTGTCAGCACAAAACTTTCCGGCGGCCGTGACCACCACAGACGCCTTCCCAACCACACTCACCCTCAATTTCGGTGAGAAATCACTTTCGATTGTTCCAATACAAGGCGACATTCCCGCACTTGCCGGTTATAGTTTGGATCGCGAAGACCCCTACTTTGAGCTTCACCTTGGCGACATTGACATCTACGGCTTTGAAACCGACGAACTTATTAGCGTTATCCTTGATCGAGTGGAAGCGGAACGGAAAGGAACACCATGA
- the dnaG gene encoding DNA primase, with product MAKGRIPDSDIAAIRERTPIEEIVGEYVQLKPAGADSLKGLSPFKDEKTPSFHVRPNRGYFHCFSSGEGGDVFTFLMKMEHVSFPEAVEICAEKIGYRINYQGATRREEPGTRQRLIAANKAVHSFYMEQLETPQAAKAREFLTERGLSAADAHKFGCGYAPEGWDVATKHLLRKGFTYQELEAAGISKMGRRGPIDRFHRRLLWPIRNLAGDVIGFGARKLFEDDNLGKYMNTPETMLYKKSRVLFGLDQAKKNIASTHQAVVVEGYTDVMAMHAAGITTAVAACGTAFGEEHLQMLRRLMLDDTYFRGELIYTFDGDEAGKKAAMRAFEGDQQFTGQSYVAVAPEGMDPCDLRLQQGDAAVRDLVAKRVPMFEFVIRAMLQDFSLDSPDGRLQALRRTTPVVAGIRDETLRNEYARQLAGWVGWPDPTEVLQQVRRAWKPQRVQQQQKTDPKLWAERESLKLALQYPELVANYFDGIPADAYSNASYRAIREAIAKGGGVAEVAGEMPDLLGRTLVSELAVEEIRCDPEHLAKYADSVLSRLQEVRVGNQIALLKGQLQRMRPSDDESTYRSMFADLVALEQARRELLERAFG from the coding sequence ATGGCAAAAGGAAGAATCCCAGATTCGGATATTGCAGCGATACGGGAACGTACCCCCATCGAAGAAATCGTTGGGGAATACGTGCAGCTCAAACCTGCCGGTGCGGATTCACTCAAAGGGCTTTCGCCATTTAAAGATGAAAAAACCCCATCATTTCATGTGCGTCCAAACCGTGGGTATTTTCACTGCTTTTCATCAGGCGAAGGTGGAGACGTATTTACGTTCCTTATGAAAATGGAGCATGTTTCCTTCCCCGAAGCCGTGGAAATCTGTGCGGAAAAAATCGGATACCGCATTAATTATCAAGGGGCTACTAGGCGCGAAGAGCCAGGAACGCGTCAGCGTCTTATTGCGGCCAATAAAGCGGTCCACAGTTTCTATATGGAGCAATTAGAAACCCCTCAAGCAGCAAAGGCGAGGGAGTTTCTTACCGAACGAGGGCTCTCAGCAGCTGATGCACATAAGTTTGGTTGTGGTTATGCTCCGGAAGGCTGGGATGTAGCTACCAAGCATCTCCTCCGCAAAGGATTCACCTACCAAGAACTTGAGGCCGCAGGCATTTCTAAAATGGGTCGCCGTGGGCCCATCGATCGGTTTCATCGACGCCTGCTGTGGCCAATCCGAAATTTAGCTGGCGACGTTATTGGGTTCGGCGCACGCAAACTGTTTGAGGATGACAACCTCGGGAAATATATGAACACTCCCGAGACCATGCTTTATAAAAAGTCGCGGGTACTTTTTGGCCTTGATCAAGCGAAAAAGAATATTGCTTCAACGCATCAAGCTGTGGTTGTTGAAGGGTATACCGACGTTATGGCAATGCATGCTGCCGGTATTACTACTGCGGTGGCTGCCTGCGGTACTGCTTTCGGTGAAGAGCACCTACAAATGCTGCGTCGCTTGATGTTGGATGATACGTATTTTCGGGGTGAATTGATCTACACCTTTGATGGCGATGAGGCCGGCAAAAAGGCCGCAATGCGAGCTTTTGAGGGGGATCAGCAATTTACCGGGCAGTCATATGTAGCTGTGGCGCCAGAGGGTATGGATCCATGTGATCTTCGATTGCAGCAGGGGGATGCGGCAGTACGGGACCTTGTAGCAAAGAGGGTTCCAATGTTCGAGTTTGTTATTCGCGCTATGCTGCAGGATTTTTCTTTGGATTCGCCTGATGGTCGGTTGCAGGCATTACGAAGAACTACGCCTGTTGTTGCGGGGATTCGTGATGAAACACTACGAAACGAATACGCGCGTCAATTAGCTGGTTGGGTTGGTTGGCCGGACCCTACGGAAGTACTGCAGCAGGTTCGTCGGGCATGGAAGCCGCAGCGTGTACAGCAACAACAAAAAACTGATCCGAAACTTTGGGCGGAGCGTGAAAGCCTGAAGTTGGCGCTGCAGTATCCGGAGCTAGTTGCTAACTATTTTGATGGGATTCCGGCTGATGCGTATAGCAATGCATCATATCGGGCCATTCGTGAGGCTATTGCGAAAGGCGGTGGAGTAGCCGAAGTAGCTGGGGAAATGCCTGATTTACTAGGCCGGACTTTGGTTTCAGAATTGGCTGTTGAAGAGATTAGGTGCGACCCCGAGCATTTGGCAAAGTATGCGGATAGTGTGCTATCGCGCCTGCAGGAAGTTCGGGTAGGTAATCAGATTGCATTGCTTAAGGGGCAGTTGCAGAGAATGCGGCCTTCTGATGATGAATCAACCTACAGGTCAATGTTTGCTGATTTGGTTGCATTAGAGCAGGCCCGCCGCGAATTATTAGAGAGGGCGTTTGGTTAG
- a CDS encoding HNH endonuclease signature motif containing protein: MSNFMVAYSDNPLAIRALEKNYNDIMDHIAQQPDLQVADCSMHAEKQAQLAQTSVAIERDWVLIIDMLLRHLPQFLEAALYYRHMTFYHLRGILKCTEHLGDDHEIWGELDAALAQHVQPIRDQQALPRPESIKRWVKNFLLAQSAKQTQKETTILAPSMQVKGTATPGMRRVEIVLPAAEATLFEQTIAKVDKDVCTAIMALVNGTAQNVKLELYGTVAPPEDLQPHYLAGAGVLQGKTALFESAEIIWRDAIAVAQECHEHYRPGAAIKRVLELRDGTCRFPGCEKPAEFCDKDHVIDYRSGGWTSLSNMQCLCRHHHNMKTGGRARCEIAVDGTCTWQIGDITTITTPQGPLAGIRGTSKGKTRRPGKHEPDGAKADRFRQTFAQEKRRRLKQYRKPRGR, from the coding sequence ATGTCTAATTTTATGGTCGCTTATAGTGATAACCCATTGGCAATACGTGCGCTGGAAAAGAACTACAACGATATTATGGACCATATTGCACAACAGCCTGACCTGCAGGTAGCGGATTGTTCTATGCATGCAGAAAAACAAGCTCAATTAGCGCAAACCAGTGTGGCAATTGAGCGGGATTGGGTGCTTATTATTGATATGCTTCTGCGTCACCTCCCACAATTTTTAGAAGCCGCACTGTATTACCGGCATATGACGTTTTATCATTTGCGGGGAATACTGAAATGCACTGAGCATTTAGGTGACGATCATGAAATATGGGGCGAATTAGATGCCGCATTAGCTCAACATGTTCAACCAATACGTGATCAGCAAGCGTTACCGCGCCCGGAAAGCATTAAGCGTTGGGTAAAAAACTTTCTGCTTGCACAAAGCGCAAAACAAACACAAAAAGAAACGACAATTCTTGCGCCGAGCATGCAAGTTAAAGGAACCGCAACACCTGGAATGCGGCGTGTTGAGATAGTCTTGCCAGCGGCTGAGGCGACCCTGTTTGAACAAACCATAGCCAAAGTGGATAAAGACGTCTGCACGGCAATAATGGCGCTCGTAAACGGGACAGCACAAAACGTAAAACTTGAACTCTATGGAACAGTGGCGCCACCAGAAGATCTTCAGCCTCACTACCTTGCTGGTGCGGGAGTCCTTCAAGGGAAAACAGCGCTCTTCGAATCTGCGGAAATAATCTGGCGTGACGCAATTGCAGTGGCTCAAGAATGCCATGAGCATTATCGCCCCGGTGCAGCAATAAAACGAGTCCTGGAATTGCGTGACGGAACTTGCCGGTTCCCTGGATGCGAAAAACCAGCAGAGTTTTGCGATAAAGACCATGTGATTGACTATCGCAGTGGTGGGTGGACCTCACTGTCGAATATGCAATGTCTTTGCCGGCACCATCACAATATGAAAACAGGTGGCAGGGCACGATGCGAAATAGCAGTTGATGGAACCTGTACGTGGCAGATAGGGGACATCACTACGATCACGACTCCACAAGGTCCACTTGCAGGAATTAGAGGAACGTCCAAAGGCAAAACAAGGAGGCCGGGAAAGCATGAACCGGATGGCGCAAAAGCTGATAGATTTAGACAAACATTTGCTCAAGAGAAGCGGCGCAGACTCAAGCAATACAGAAAACCGAGAGGGCGCTAA
- a CDS encoding ribonuclease domain-containing protein, translating into MKRNRVLQSIGGAVLVIAAAWLGIDLSQNNGTQSTTQSNQVTQSSAPQDNQPKQKDQATSNFKANRSGLPSCPVNTLPDQANDVIDDILAGGPFEHPGIDGKHFGNYERILPKEKSSFYREYTVDTPGVNHRGERRIVVGGGSKQDPDTWYYTDDHYESFCVIPDAEN; encoded by the coding sequence ATGAAACGGAATCGCGTGCTTCAAAGCATTGGTGGCGCAGTATTAGTTATTGCTGCGGCGTGGTTAGGCATAGATCTTTCGCAAAATAACGGCACCCAATCCACCACGCAATCCAACCAAGTCACGCAATCATCCGCCCCACAGGACAACCAACCAAAACAGAAAGACCAGGCCACCAGTAACTTTAAGGCCAACCGGAGCGGGCTACCTTCATGCCCTGTAAACACACTTCCGGATCAAGCCAATGATGTAATTGACGATATTTTAGCGGGCGGCCCGTTCGAACATCCTGGCATTGATGGTAAGCATTTTGGCAATTATGAGCGGATTTTACCGAAAGAGAAAAGTAGTTTCTACCGGGAGTACACAGTGGATACTCCGGGTGTAAATCATCGTGGGGAGCGCAGGATTGTTGTGGGTGGGGGCTCGAAACAGGATCCGGATACTTGGTATTACACAGACGACCATTATGAGAGTTTTTGCGTTATTCCCGATGCCGAGAACTAG
- a CDS encoding ArsR/SmtB family transcription factor, protein MEMHETLIEPSFVHDLEASPKLLESASNTLKLLAEPTRLHLLWLLTEDEHSVAELVAATGANRTVVSQHLAKLRLGGLVECRKVGRNVIYSVLDGHLSRLVLESLNHADHLITGEPTHS, encoded by the coding sequence ATGGAAATGCACGAAACCCTTATCGAACCATCGTTTGTTCACGACCTCGAAGCATCTCCAAAACTCCTCGAATCCGCCTCCAATACCCTCAAACTCCTAGCCGAACCCACCCGACTCCACCTCCTATGGCTCCTTACCGAAGACGAACATAGCGTCGCCGAACTCGTTGCCGCCACCGGCGCTAACCGCACGGTTGTTAGCCAACACCTTGCCAAACTCCGCCTCGGCGGGCTCGTCGAATGCCGCAAAGTTGGACGAAATGTTATCTATAGCGTCCTCGACGGGCACCTTAGCCGCTTAGTACTGGAAAGCCTTAACCACGCCGACCACCTTATTACCGGCGAACCAACCCACAGCTAG
- a CDS encoding MFS transporter, translating into MLAPLRHRTYRRLFAAQIVALIGTGLLTVALGLLAYDFAGSQAGQVLAIALTIKICMYVCAAPIVSSWFQRAPTAAVLIGADALRIGIALMLPFVDTQWELYAAIAVLQLASATFTPAFQATIPRVIADEDEYTAALSLSRLAYDLEALLSPMLAAAALLVMTYHGLFMGTALGFLGSLLFVASVIPQLPKGYKSKKHSLGGISTMVRTPHLRRLLWLNIAIAAPMAMVLVNTVVIMRTVFQRNDAAVAWLLAVFGAGSMGVAFLMPKIRERYGDFPVMWAGAAASISGMVVLYLTLILHWEWLLWIIWPVLGAALSAMQTPIGQILRKYTPEAELGQVFAAQFSLSHACYLVTYPLAGWLGATMGLSWATLVLIIIGLFGTMLSVNTREAAPKLEPVGTLNSTR; encoded by the coding sequence ATGCTTGCCCCACTTCGTCATCGCACGTACCGACGCCTCTTTGCTGCACAAATTGTCGCCTTGATTGGCACCGGGCTGCTTACCGTCGCTCTCGGGTTATTGGCCTATGATTTCGCAGGTAGCCAGGCCGGTCAGGTGCTTGCCATAGCGCTGACCATAAAAATCTGTATGTATGTTTGCGCCGCGCCCATAGTGAGTTCATGGTTTCAGCGCGCCCCTACTGCCGCCGTCCTTATAGGTGCTGACGCCCTGCGCATCGGCATTGCATTAATGCTGCCGTTTGTAGACACTCAGTGGGAACTGTATGCCGCTATTGCGGTATTGCAATTAGCTTCAGCAACTTTTACTCCGGCATTCCAGGCTACAATTCCGCGGGTAATTGCGGATGAAGACGAATACACCGCAGCCCTATCGCTATCCCGGCTGGCATATGACCTTGAAGCACTGCTCAGCCCAATGCTTGCCGCCGCAGCATTACTTGTAATGACCTACCACGGACTTTTTATGGGTACCGCCCTCGGGTTCCTTGGCTCGCTGTTATTCGTTGCCTCCGTTATCCCGCAACTACCCAAAGGCTACAAAAGTAAAAAGCACAGTCTAGGCGGCATTAGCACTATGGTCCGCACGCCACACTTACGACGCCTCCTCTGGCTTAATATTGCAATCGCCGCCCCAATGGCCATGGTATTGGTAAATACCGTTGTTATTATGCGAACCGTATTTCAGCGTAACGACGCCGCGGTCGCTTGGCTGCTCGCAGTCTTCGGGGCTGGCTCAATGGGGGTGGCCTTCCTTATGCCAAAAATTCGCGAACGCTACGGTGATTTTCCCGTGATGTGGGCGGGGGCCGCGGCGTCGATAAGCGGAATGGTGGTGCTCTACCTCACCCTGATTTTGCACTGGGAATGGTTACTCTGGATTATCTGGCCCGTGCTCGGTGCTGCCCTTTCCGCAATGCAAACCCCAATCGGGCAAATCCTGCGGAAATACACGCCTGAAGCGGAACTCGGACAAGTGTTTGCGGCGCAATTTTCCTTAAGTCATGCGTGCTACCTGGTAACCTACCCACTTGCCGGCTGGCTCGGCGCCACCATGGGACTTTCCTGGGCCACACTAGTGTTGATAATTATTGGTTTGTTCGGCACAATGCTTAGCGTTAATACCCGAGAGGCCGCGCCAAAATTGGAACCAGTGGGTACACTCAATTCAACACGTTGA
- a CDS encoding deoxyguanosinetriphosphate triphosphohydrolase, which translates to MGYHYTALDYERRFVESAKRSHFPGTNQEHRTVFARDRARVLHSAALRRLADKTQVVGPHDGDTPRTRLTHSLEVAQIARALGAGLGVDPELAELAGLCHDIGHPPFGHNGEVALNELADLCGGFEGNAQTLRILTRLEPKVLSPSGESFGLNLSRASLDAACKYPWTQADAQAQASGVSSKKSGIKYGAYNEDQSVLAWIRQGSSGVQPPVEGQIMDWSDDVAYSVHDVEDGVLSNRIDLRVLWDLVELVALAEKGSRAFGGDQNELIEAAARLRQLEVVSAAADYDASLGKVAALKALTSELVGRFVSATIAATRKSGQVLGRHSGILVVPPQALAEVTLLKTIAVLYVMEDPGHLRRQDRQREQIRLVYEYLAMGAPGTLDPMFRPWFDAAANDAQRQRVIIDQIASMTESRLQRVYKEAVAISGFFE; encoded by the coding sequence GTGGGGTACCACTACACCGCATTGGATTATGAGCGGCGTTTTGTCGAATCTGCAAAGCGTAGTCATTTTCCGGGAACGAACCAGGAACATCGCACTGTGTTCGCCCGAGACCGTGCGCGGGTTTTGCATTCTGCTGCATTGCGTCGTCTTGCAGATAAAACGCAAGTAGTGGGGCCGCACGATGGCGATACTCCGCGGACGCGACTTACCCATTCATTGGAGGTGGCCCAGATTGCACGAGCATTAGGTGCGGGTCTTGGGGTAGATCCTGAACTCGCAGAGCTTGCCGGGCTGTGCCATGATATCGGGCACCCACCATTTGGGCACAATGGGGAAGTGGCACTCAATGAGCTTGCGGATCTTTGCGGCGGCTTTGAAGGCAATGCTCAAACTTTGCGTATTCTTACACGTCTTGAACCGAAAGTGCTATCACCTTCCGGGGAGAGTTTTGGTTTAAATCTTTCGCGGGCATCGCTGGATGCGGCGTGTAAATATCCATGGACACAAGCGGATGCGCAGGCCCAGGCAAGCGGTGTATCAAGTAAAAAATCAGGCATAAAATACGGGGCTTATAACGAAGACCAATCGGTATTGGCGTGGATTCGGCAGGGCAGTAGTGGTGTGCAGCCTCCGGTAGAGGGGCAGATTATGGATTGGTCCGATGATGTTGCCTATTCCGTTCATGATGTTGAGGATGGCGTTCTTTCAAATCGAATAGATTTGCGTGTGCTTTGGGATCTTGTGGAGCTGGTTGCGCTCGCGGAAAAGGGTTCGCGGGCTTTTGGCGGAGATCAAAACGAACTCATTGAAGCCGCAGCCCGATTGCGGCAATTGGAAGTAGTGTCCGCAGCGGCGGACTATGACGCCAGTTTAGGAAAAGTAGCGGCGCTCAAGGCGTTAACGTCCGAACTTGTGGGCAGGTTTGTGTCTGCAACTATTGCTGCAACTCGCAAATCTGGTCAGGTATTAGGAAGGCATTCTGGGATATTGGTGGTGCCACCGCAGGCGCTGGCAGAGGTAACGCTTTTAAAGACCATTGCGGTGCTTTATGTTATGGAGGATCCCGGGCATTTGCGCAGGCAGGACCGGCAACGGGAGCAGATTCGATTGGTATATGAATATTTGGCAATGGGGGCGCCGGGAACACTAGATCCCATGTTTCGGCCATGGTTTGATGCAGCGGCAAATGATGCACAACGGCAACGCGTGATTATTGATCAAATCGCTTCTATGACCGAATCGAGATTGCAGCGTGTGTATAAGGAAGCGGTGGCAATTTCCGGATTTTTTGAATAA
- a CDS encoding TPM domain-containing protein produces the protein MYSKRANVRTTSATFAAMCVTGIAALSTAPIALAVAPNSFETTSIHLAQDVDTQSPPPSAHTQHVIDHSGVLSDSDIAELEDMIAKVRQQEQRDMYVVYQPTFGTLDPNKFAEDTFKLNAADNVLVFAVATETRKYAVAHRTENSAWSQREITNVKDAAHTKLVELDFRGAAFAAVKAGGGKALRTPEEEAAATRSTYTFLGTGAASVVAAGGGVWYLNRRRKAKNIASAREIEPGNVHELSNQPIEVLEELAKEELVSTDESIRRARDELDLAMSEFGAERVRPFTSAMNSSTSTLQRAFQLQQKINSGQAGSPTQRKAMLVDIVSSCGLADDALDKVAAEFAELRNLLVNAPSKIEQLTQQTIDLRSRIPHAGETLQQLQQTYAPSIIDSIDENVDLASELTTQAESNIDSAREQLSLPPGSQGGVIDAIRNAENAVSHADKALSSVENAATDIAAAQAGIGLVITEIEQEVEEAKQLKAVGKAQGSHANWDKVAETLNRAPDVLSQARENAEADPLTTYSTLVEYDAELDLLLDTVRESNAQQARALQILDNTLQSAEAALRSADDFIGTRGKIVGSSARAQLAEGHRQHALALQNRTTDTRAAIVAAQEAQAIAKRALKGARSDVNAHYARQSSANSSFTTGMIAGHIMSSGGGGFSSGFSGFSGGGGGGVSSSSGSF, from the coding sequence ATGTATTCAAAGCGCGCCAATGTCCGAACAACATCCGCAACATTCGCAGCTATGTGTGTCACAGGAATCGCTGCACTTAGCACGGCACCCATAGCATTGGCCGTGGCGCCGAACTCTTTTGAAACTACTAGCATCCACCTTGCGCAGGACGTGGATACCCAATCACCTCCCCCGAGCGCACACACCCAGCATGTAATCGATCATTCCGGGGTGCTCAGTGATTCCGATATCGCCGAATTAGAAGATATGATCGCCAAGGTTAGGCAACAAGAACAGCGCGATATGTATGTGGTGTACCAACCTACATTCGGAACTTTAGATCCAAATAAATTTGCTGAAGACACATTTAAACTCAATGCGGCCGATAATGTTTTAGTTTTCGCAGTAGCCACCGAGACCAGAAAATACGCGGTAGCTCATCGCACTGAAAACTCCGCATGGAGCCAACGCGAAATTACAAACGTTAAAGATGCAGCCCATACAAAACTTGTGGAATTAGACTTCCGAGGCGCTGCCTTTGCCGCTGTAAAAGCTGGCGGCGGAAAAGCCCTACGCACCCCTGAAGAAGAAGCGGCAGCAACCCGAAGCACATATACATTTTTGGGCACTGGAGCGGCGAGCGTTGTGGCGGCCGGTGGTGGCGTTTGGTATTTAAATCGCCGCCGTAAGGCAAAGAATATTGCATCCGCACGGGAGATCGAACCAGGAAATGTTCATGAGCTCAGCAATCAGCCAATTGAGGTGCTGGAGGAACTTGCCAAAGAGGAATTAGTCTCTACTGATGAATCTATTCGACGCGCCCGTGATGAACTGGATTTAGCTATGTCTGAATTCGGCGCGGAACGGGTGCGCCCATTTACTAGCGCCATGAATAGCTCTACATCCACATTGCAACGCGCTTTCCAACTTCAGCAGAAAATTAATAGTGGCCAAGCCGGTTCTCCCACACAACGCAAAGCCATGCTTGTAGATATTGTTTCTAGTTGCGGTTTGGCTGACGACGCCCTGGATAAGGTCGCCGCTGAATTTGCTGAGCTACGCAACCTTTTGGTAAATGCGCCAAGTAAAATCGAGCAGCTCACGCAACAAACCATCGATTTGCGCAGCAGAATTCCTCATGCTGGCGAAACCCTACAACAACTCCAGCAAACCTATGCTCCATCAATTATCGATAGCATTGATGAAAATGTTGATCTAGCCAGCGAACTCACCACACAAGCGGAATCCAATATTGACTCCGCACGTGAGCAATTAAGTTTGCCTCCTGGCTCCCAAGGCGGCGTTATAGATGCCATCCGAAATGCTGAAAACGCAGTATCCCATGCCGATAAAGCACTTTCCAGCGTAGAAAACGCCGCAACAGATATTGCCGCTGCCCAAGCTGGCATTGGCCTAGTAATCACAGAAATCGAGCAAGAAGTCGAGGAAGCGAAGCAACTTAAAGCAGTAGGCAAAGCCCAAGGTTCTCACGCCAACTGGGACAAAGTTGCAGAAACACTTAACCGTGCCCCCGATGTACTCTCCCAAGCTCGGGAAAACGCCGAAGCAGACCCACTGACCACCTATAGCACCCTTGTTGAATACGATGCCGAACTCGATCTCCTATTAGATACAGTTCGGGAAAGCAACGCTCAACAAGCCCGCGCATTGCAAATTCTGGACAATACACTGCAATCCGCCGAAGCGGCATTGCGCTCCGCCGATGACTTTATTGGTACTCGAGGCAAAATCGTTGGCTCATCCGCTCGTGCCCAATTAGCAGAGGGACACCGCCAACATGCACTTGCTCTGCAAAATCGCACCACAGATACCCGAGCAGCCATCGTAGCGGCACAGGAAGCGCAAGCTATTGCAAAACGTGCCCTTAAGGGTGCACGCAGCGATGTCAATGCACATTACGCACGACAAAGCAGCGCTAATAGTAGCTTTACTACCGGCATGATTGCAGGACATATTATGAGCAGTGGTGGCGGCGGCTTTTCAAGCGGCTTCTCCGGTTTCTCCGGCGGAGGAGGCGGAGGCGTCAGCTCCAGTAGCGGCAGTTTCTAG